Proteins co-encoded in one Corylus avellana chromosome ca9, CavTom2PMs-1.0 genomic window:
- the LOC132161849 gene encoding omega-3 fatty acid desaturase, chloroplastic-like: MASWVLSECGLRPLPQVFPRPRAGPISYKTSKIRFLHSNETGMDLKLHSKRISSGCLRERNWGLKVSAPLRVASVEGEEERGERINGVNGFKEEKEEPGFDPGAPPPFNLADIRAAIPKHCWVKDPWRSMSYVARDVAVVFGLAAAAVYLNKWFVWPLYWAAQGTMFWALFVLGHDCGHGSFSNNHKLNSVVGHLLHSSILVPYHGWRISHRTHHQNHGHVENDESWHPLSERIYKNLDNLTKAFRFTAPFPLFAYPFYLWGRSPGKTGSHYDPNSDLFVPNERKDVITSTVCWTAMAALLVGLSFVMGPVQLLKLYAVPYWVFVMWLDLVTYLHHHGHEDKLPWYRGKEWSYLRGGLTTIDRDYGLINNIHHDIGTHVIHHLFPQIPHYHLIEATEAARPVFGEYYREPKKLGPLPFHLIGSLIRSLKQDHYVSDSGDVVYYQTDPKISGSSKLK; encoded by the exons ATGGCGAGCTGGGTCTTATCAGAATGTGGCCTGAGGCCTCTTCCTCAAGTTTTTCCTAGACCCAGAGCTGGTCCCATCTCATACAAGACCTCAAAGATTAGATTTTTGCACTCAAATGAAACGGGGATGGATCTCAAATTGCATTCGAAAAGAATTTCAAGTgggtgtttgagagagagaaactggGGGCTAAAAGTAAGTGCTCCATTGAGGGTTGCTTCTGTCGAAGGAGAGGAGGAGCGGGGAGAGAGAATCAATGGCGTTAATGggttcaaagaagaaaaagaagaaccgGGGTTCGACCCAGGGGCGCCGCCGCCGTTCAATTTGGCTGACATTCGTGCCGCTATTCCAAAGCATTGTTGGGTGAAGGACCCGTGGAGGTCCATGAGCTACGTGGCGAGGGATGTTGCGGTGGTTTTTGGGTTGGCTGCAGCCGCGGTTTATCTCAACAAGTGGTTCGTTTGGCCTCTGTATTGGGCTGCTCAGGGTACCATGTTCTGGGCTCTCTTTGTTCTTGGCCATGATTG TGGCCATGGGAGCTTTTCAAATAATCATAAGTTAAACAGTGTGGTGGGGCATCTTCTGCATTCTTCAATCCTTGTACCCTATCACGGATG gaGAATTAGCCATAGGACACATCATCAAAACCATGGGCATGTTGAGAATGATGAATCATGGCACCCG TTGTCTGAAAGAATTTACAAGAATTTGGACAACCTTACAAAGGCTTTTAGATTTACAGCGCCTTTTCCACTGTTTGCTTACCCTTTCTACCTG tGGGGAAGAAGTCCTGGGAAGACTGGTTCCCATTATGACCCAAACAGCGATTTGTTTGTCCCCAATGAGAGGAAAGATGTGATCACTTCCACCGTATGTTGGACAGCAATGGCTGCTCTGCTTGTGGGGTTATCCTTTGTAATGGGCCCAGTTCAATTGCTTAAACTCTATGCCGTTCCATATTGG GTTTTTGTTATGTGGTTGGACTTGGTCACTTACCTGCATCACCATGGCCATGAAGACAAATTACCATGGTATCGTGGAAAG GAATGGAGTTATCTGAGGGGAGGGCTTACAACGATTGATCGCGACTACGGATTGATTAACAATATTCACCATGATATTGGAACTCATGTCATTCACCATCTTTTTCCTCAAATACCACACTACCACTTAATTGAAGCG ACTGAGGCAGCCAGGCCAGTTTTTGGGGAATATTACAGGGAGCCAAAGAAATTGGGGCCTCTGCCTTTTCACCTGATTGGAAGCTTGATAAGAAGCTTAAAACAGGATCACTATGTGAGTGACTCTGGGGATGTTGTATACTACCAAACTGACCCTAAGATTAGTGGCTCATCTAAGTTGAAGTAA
- the LOC132192026 gene encoding selT-like protein, giving the protein MDRAQLLLLGLPIFLLCSDIVNLFTPPPPKPTHQHHHHHQSHQVPKPQPLLQQQPLDFPTQKQSGTGGIGLGSTVNINFCTSCSYRGNAATMKNMLETAFPGIDVILGNYPPALPKRLLSKVVPVAQFGIIGIIVAGEQIFPRLGYMVPPPWYYSLRANRFGSIASTWLLGNFFQSFLQSSGAFEVYCNGELVFSKLKEQRFPSEIELRDLVGRRLANLRVVDGIGGGFWS; this is encoded by the exons ATGGATCGAGCTCAGTTACTTCTGTTAGGGCTACCAATATTCCTGTTGTGCTCGGACATTGTAAATCTCTTCACGCCGCCACCTCCCAAACCCACCCACCAACACCATCATCACCATCAATCTCATCAGGTGCCCAAACCGCAACCTCTTCTCCAGCAACAACCCCTTGATTTCCCCACACAG AAACAGAGCGGCACTGGAGGAATTGGCCTCGGCAGCACCGTCAACATCAATTTCTGCACGTCCTGTTCTTACAG AGGAAATGCAGCAACAATGAAAAACATGCTGGAGACGGCATTTCCTGGGATTGATGTTATTCTGGGAAACTACCCACCTGCACTTCCAAAACGCCTACTGAGCAAAGTGGTACCAGTGGCTCAATTTGGAATTATTGGGATAATAGTGGCAGGTGAACAGATTTTTCCAAGATTGGGATATATGGTGCCACCCCCTTGGTACTACTCCTTGCGAGCAAATAGATTTGGAAGTATTGCAAGCACTTGGCTTTTAGGGAACTTTTTCCAATCATTCCTGCAGAGTTCTGGTGCTTTTGAAGTATATTGCAATGGTGAACTG GTTTTCTCTAAGCTGAAGGAGCAAAGATTCCCTAGCGAAATTGAGCTGAGGGATCTTGTTGGCCGAAGACTCGCTAATTTGAGGGTTGTGGATGGTATTGGAGGAGGTTTCTGGTCCTAG